The Methylomusa anaerophila genome has a segment encoding these proteins:
- a CDS encoding aminotransferase class V-fold PLP-dependent enzyme has product MSTYLDNAATSFPKPPAVLAAISEYMMHNGSNPGRGSYTKAKQATALVDETRELLCELLGFNAPDNVIFTANVTEAINIAIRGIVKKGDHVIISSLEHNAVWRCLQLMRKELNISITAVPCSKEGFTDPGQVEAAIRPETSLVVFTHASNVIGTVQPIREIGCITGRMGIPLLVDCAQTAGSYPIHFAKDNIDILAFTGHKGLLGPMGIGGLLISPGIEIRPLIVGGTGRDSMSPVHPSYYPDRLEAGTMNMLGIVGLRSAIKFILEQGVHQIVQKESDIAGYALKRLSALPGVAIHGPKDPQKMVGIISLNFDSVSPAEIAYVLDEIYDIAVRAGLHCSPCAHQVLATQDTGTLRISTGYFNSRGDMDLLANALEEILHK; this is encoded by the coding sequence ATGTCTACCTATTTAGACAATGCTGCTACATCATTTCCTAAACCGCCGGCGGTGTTAGCGGCGATCAGTGAGTATATGATGCACAACGGCTCTAATCCGGGCAGAGGTTCGTATACTAAAGCCAAGCAGGCGACGGCATTGGTTGATGAGACAAGGGAATTGCTCTGTGAACTGTTGGGATTCAACGCGCCGGATAATGTGATTTTTACTGCCAATGTTACTGAGGCGATAAATATCGCAATCCGCGGCATTGTAAAAAAGGGCGATCATGTTATCATCAGCAGCCTTGAACATAATGCCGTGTGGCGATGCTTGCAGTTGATGAGAAAAGAGTTGAACATTTCTATTACGGCAGTGCCATGCAGTAAAGAAGGTTTTACCGATCCGGGGCAAGTGGAGGCGGCTATCCGGCCGGAAACATCGTTAGTTGTTTTTACTCACGCTTCCAATGTAATAGGAACTGTTCAGCCTATCAGAGAGATCGGCTGCATTACCGGGCGCATGGGGATACCGTTACTAGTAGATTGCGCGCAAACGGCCGGTTCTTACCCCATACATTTTGCCAAGGATAACATTGATATACTCGCCTTCACCGGCCACAAGGGTCTGCTCGGACCCATGGGCATTGGCGGCTTGCTGATAAGTCCTGGCATAGAAATTAGGCCACTAATAGTTGGCGGGACGGGGCGTGATTCGATGTCGCCGGTTCATCCAAGCTATTATCCCGACAGACTGGAAGCAGGAACCATGAATATGCTTGGTATTGTCGGGTTGCGTTCGGCTATCAAATTTATCCTTGAGCAAGGAGTTCATCAGATTGTGCAAAAAGAGTCGGACATTGCAGGTTATGCCTTAAAGCGGTTGTCGGCACTGCCCGGCGTTGCAATTCACGGACCGAAAGACCCGCAAAAGATGGTTGGTATTATCTCGTTGAACTTCGATTCAGTTAGCCCGGCCGAGATAGCCTATGTATTGGACGAAATATATGATATTGCGGTACGGGCCGGGCTTCACTGCTCCCCTTGCGCGCATCAGGTGCTGGCCACGCAAGATACGGGTACACTGCGGATAAGTACAGGATATTTCAATTCCAGAGGAGATATGGACTTATTGGCTAATGCTCTGGAAGAAATATTGCACAAATGA
- a CDS encoding C-GCAxxG-C-C family protein: MSDVEAAVTCFKEGFSCSQATLVTYGPKQGFDRETAIKIASTFGGGMGMSGETCGAVTGALMALGLKHDMTDPEAKANSLQRAKQFLDKFQGCNGSTICWNLRGCDLSTLEGKAYMKENKLNETICPKLVWSATEIMEQML; encoded by the coding sequence ATGAGCGATGTTGAAGCTGCGGTAACTTGTTTTAAAGAAGGGTTTTCTTGTTCCCAGGCGACATTGGTTACATATGGACCAAAGCAGGGATTTGACCGGGAAACTGCAATAAAAATTGCCAGTACTTTTGGCGGCGGTATGGGAATGTCCGGTGAGACTTGCGGGGCGGTTACCGGTGCGCTGATGGCCCTTGGTTTGAAACATGACATGACCGATCCCGAGGCCAAGGCCAACAGTTTACAACGGGCCAAGCAGTTTTTAGATAAATTTCAAGGCTGTAATGGTTCTACTATTTGCTGGAATCTGAGGGGCTGTGATTTAAGCACGCTTGAAGGCAAAGCTTACATGAAGGAAAACAAGCTTAACGAAACTATTTGTCCTAAGCTTGTATGGTCTGCGACGGAGATTATGGAACAGATGCTATAA